From the genome of Desulfovibrio sp. JY:
CGGCCGGATCTCGATGGGCTTGTAGGCGTCGTTTTCCGGGGCCAGGAACAAACGCCCGTCCATGTGCTTCAGGCGCTTGACCGTCAGCTCCCCGTCCACGGCCGCGATGACGATGCGCCCTGGCCGGGCTTCCTCGGCCCGATCCACCACCAGGATGTCGCCGGATTGGATGCCGGCGTCGCGCATGGATTCCCCGCTGGCGCGGACGTAGAACGTGGCCGCTGGATGGGTGATGCACAGGTCGTTGAGGTCCAGGGCCTGGTCGAGATAATCCTCGGCCGGGCTGGGAAAACCGGCAGACACCGGCGTCAGGTAGAACGGCAGGGGCAGCGGGGTCCTGGCCTCGAGAGGAATGGGCGGGAGTTGCGGGCGCATGGCCCCGTCATAGGGAAAAACGATGGGCGTTGTCCAGAAATATAAACAAAAGTTGTACTATATAAACAAAAAGCTCGTCTATCTGCCCGTTCCTTTCATCTCAGTAATAAACCCAGTCGAGATAATCCTCTATCAAACTTCAGGTACAGGGGTAATGCCAGTTGAGTGCGGGGCTCAAGGGGCAACATGCGGATGTTGTACAATATAAACAAACACCTCAATTCCGGACGAGCCACAAAGCGCGGCTCGTCCGGAATTAGCGCTACCGCTACACAGCCGTAAACGAACAGCTCCACTGGGGCCAATTATCACTTTTGCCGCGATTATTTTCCCAGTAGAGGGGCTGAAGGTTACTCAGATCGTCAGAGCCGCCCTGAGCTACGGGTTTGATGTGGTCGATTTCCCAGCCACGGCTGCTACCCGTGTTTCCATAATCGGAGTACCGCATCCAGGCTCCACAGGTATCTTTCCGGTACTCGGCCGGGGAATTACCCTGGACAATCTTGCCCTTACTCCAAACTTGTTGTTTGGTGCCTTCGTCGAAGGCCCCACCCCTGACATTACTACTGTGTTTTCTCATGCTGACACCCAATTCGAGTTTTGGAGTGGGTGACTTGACACGAACAGGTGGGCATGCGATGGCTTGATTCCCCAATCTAGCCGCGAACTCAACTGTTCGCATCAAGGGCCGCCACCCACTCCGTTGGGCCTGGCGGCCTTTGACTCATATATACTAAGTATCGTCGGAAGTGGGCGATACTTTTTTTCGTTTTTTCTGTTTGATTTTTATATTATCCTTGGATTCTTTTATTTGAGCATTCTCCTCTTTGACTATTGGCTGAGGTGGAATATGGATTGTCGGCAAATAAACTGGAGCATATGGCCCTCGTGAAGTAACAGTACATAAATACTCCCTAGCAGCACCGTAAAGCATGGAGGGGGCAAAATTTGTTTTAAGGGACTCCCATTTATCCTTAGGATAAGCTGCTGCTATCTCAAAAATGCCAACAACTTCAAGATAAAAGTCCCAAGCCTTTTCTTTCTCTGGATAGGGAGAAGATATTTGCAATGTTACTTGAAACTTTAACAGGTCCTCCGACACATCACCTACACCACCTCGGAGTGTGACAGTATCCATCTCATACGCTTCACCATTCTCCAATTTTTCTGGAGAGGTTTCAGGATTCGCTTTATAGCGAAATTCGGTATAAAAATGCGAAATAAGGCGGAGCGGTGGTGGGAATTTACTTTGCTGAGTCATAAGATTATACCCTAAGCCACTAATGCCTTATTGTTGTTTTTTTCATAATGAACGTTAGATACTGTGCCCTCAGGATGTATAGCTTTCCAGGTCGAAGGCTTACGTTGTTTTGATGTGTAGGTCCATTTTCCAATGCTGTCTATGGGAACAATCCGTGTCTCTGGTTTATAACCTAGTGCATGGAGGATCTTGATGAGGGTTTTCATGGTCAAATTAGCCTGTCCAGAAAGGACTTTCGTAACAAAAGGCTTACTAGTCCCAAGCCGTCTCGACAGTTCTGCTTTGCTTACATTGGTCTGTTTCATAATTAAATAAATTTGATCCGAGATATTATCAATATAATCATAATACGACCAGTCTTCAGAACTAATTTGAGAAACAAACTCAACAAAACACCCGCTATATTCAACATTATTTATGAGGCAAGATTTCATTACACCAACTCCTTCACGCAAAGCTCGACGAGCCTTTGTGCTCTTTTTACCTCCGACTTTGGCCAACGGTCACGTTTTTTTCTAAAGCAATTAACAACCACAAAAATAGTTTTGTCTTTATCGAGATATATACCAGGCAGACGGAGTTGTTTTCCTGCTTTGATAGCATAATAGCCTTCGTCGCCGTAATGTTTAAATTTTCCTTCGTTCCGAGGAAATTCGCCTAAAGTCAAGAAGTGTTTAATGAACCGAATAGCCAAAGTGCGTTCCTGCTCTTTTATACCAGGGCAACGCAGCAGAGGACCCTTGATTTCGTCCGGCGCCTTTTCAAACCAGTAGAGGACCGCCCGCCCCTGCGCTTCTAGTATGGTCATAACCGGCATGGTTAACCTTTAGGTAAACTCGAAGAAGTTTTCTGTCAAGTCAACATTCAAGCAATGCCTTGATATTTATTTAACATTCCGTTTTTTTTAACAAAATAAGCTTGCTCAAAGAGGGAAAAGGAGCGTTGAGACGAGTTATCTTTATAGCCGGCATTCCCTCCTGGCATCCGGCATTTTTGCTCTTTGCAACAACCTAACCATCTAAGTATTATGATGAATTCTTCGACACAACGCTCATCGTTCGCATTTTAGCACCTAGTTGCTCAAAACAAACCCATTAGGTTCTATACGCTCGTCGACGCCGCGATCCTTGATGCGGCGGGCATTGAACGCGCGGTTGCGGGGTTGGCCATGGGCATCGAGCGTCCCATCAGAACCCATGTCGCTCTCCTCTAGTCCGTGTCAGGAAGTGGAAGTTGCGGGCGATCCTTCCTGTGTCCGAATGCTGGGATCGGTGCCGGTAATCAGCCATTCGACAAAATGATCTTGGGAGATAGGGAACTCATCAACTTTCACAAGGTGTTGTTTCTGATCATCTGGAACGAGCTTGGCGACCTCGAGATACCCAGCAAAACGTTTTGTTTGGACGCGAAGGATATACTCCTTTTTCTTCACCTCTTCTCCATGTGAGACATAATTCTGTCCAAACAAAGCGATATATCGCTTTATTTCAGCATCATCTGGGCGTGTTGGCCACTTCTGAAGATTGACGGCAGCAGGAATAGCCGGGCTTGATTTTTGTATTTGAAAGGCAACTTTGACATGTTGGAGAGCTGTCTTCGATGTCTCATAAGCTTCTCGTGTATCGTAAACAGTATACCCCTCCCGAAATTCAAATCTACTTCCCTGTGTCCATGCTTGTTCAGGAATTTTATTTACTTTCTGTGTTGTAAATCGAATATCAATTGCTTCACGAAACTGTGAGGCAATTGGGAAAGCCCATCCTTCAGCATAGCCATCAGCAAAAGTTGCTAGTAACGTCTCCAGTCGATTGGTCTTATTTTGAGCAATAAGCTTCTGAAATATTTTAAAGGGATGGCTTAGCGTCAAAGATGCGTTCATTGTATCGGTCCGTTAGATGTCTTTCCCGAAGTCAGCCCCGGGCTCATGGAGGTTATGATATCCAGGATCGGCCGGAGGCTCGGCGGTCTTGTAGATGCTTTTAGTGCGGAGAGTCTTCCCCATCACGATGGCATCAAGGCCATCAGCTATTCGCTCTTTCGGGGTACCCAGCTCGGTTTGAAGCCGCTTGTAGGTGAGCATCTCCCGCTGAGCAGGGGATAGGTTTGGCGAAGTTTCTTCAGCAGGTACGGCTATCTGTTCAGAGGATGCTTCGTTCTGAAAGATGTTGCCTTCACCCGTCAAAAGCCAAGTCCCATTGAGATGAAAAACGTTGACCCAGTTCGCTAATGTACTCCGGGAAGGTTCCCTCTTTCCCGTCAAATAGCCGCTGAGCGTTTGTTTAGTAACTCCGCCATGCTGCGCAAATTCCACGTCCTTAACTCTAAGGACTTGAATTAACTCGCGTAGCCGTGTCGCGAACTTTTGATTGTCGTCGGAATTCATTTTTTAAGTAAAAATCGTTGACGTAAGTTCACGAAATTCATTAAAGCCAAAACCACGGGACACGTTTTCGCCAACTAGGACCTAGCCCGTCCTGCCAGCGGCCCCAAAAAGAGGTTTCGCTATGCAATTCTGTGAACCTGTTCACACAATTACCCCCACCCGTCAAGATAGGTGCCGCGCCTGGCTCGTGGAGCGGCGCATTGTTTTCAAGGAACTGGCCGCGGACGCCGGTATGTCCAAAACCACGCTGTCCAACATCATCGCCGGACGCCGGGCCACACCCGACCATATCCGAAAACTGATCGCACTCGGCGTGCCGGCCGAGCTGTTGCCCGAGCCGCGCAAGCCCGGAAAGCCAGGCCCCAAGCCCAAAACCGACCACCCGGCCCTGTAGGGCGGCCAGTATCCCTGGCTAGCCCGTTTTCGCGGCCCATGCCACGCAAAATCGACAGGAGAATCAGCATGCCACGCCACGAGTACCCGTCCCTCACCCCGATCCTGCACGCGCTCGTCAAACGCGCGCCGTCAGGCATCGGCGCGCAAACCATCGCCAACATGCTGGGCTGGCATTACCCGACCATGATGTCCGAGCTGTCCGGCCAGCCCGGCCA
Proteins encoded in this window:
- the umuD gene encoding translesion error-prone DNA polymerase V autoproteolytic subunit, whose protein sequence is MRPQLPPIPLEARTPLPLPFYLTPVSAGFPSPAEDYLDQALDLNDLCITHPAATFYVRASGESMRDAGIQSGDILVVDRAEEARPGRIVIAAVDGELTVKRLKHMDGRLFLAPENDAYKPIEIRPESSFEIWGVVTFVIHRT
- a CDS encoding HNH endonuclease, whose amino-acid sequence is MRKHSSNVRGGAFDEGTKQQVWSKGKIVQGNSPAEYRKDTCGAWMRYSDYGNTGSSRGWEIDHIKPVAQGGSDDLSNLQPLYWENNRGKSDNWPQWSCSFTAV
- a CDS encoding protein-export chaperone SecB; the protein is MTQQSKFPPPLRLISHFYTEFRYKANPETSPEKLENGEAYEMDTVTLRGGVGDVSEDLLKFQVTLQISSPYPEKEKAWDFYLEVVGIFEIAAAYPKDKWESLKTNFAPSMLYGAAREYLCTVTSRGPYAPVYLPTIHIPPQPIVKEENAQIKESKDNIKIKQKKRKKVSPTSDDT
- a CDS encoding helix-turn-helix transcriptional regulator is translated as MKSCLINNVEYSGCFVEFVSQISSEDWSYYDYIDNISDQIYLIMKQTNVSKAELSRRLGTSKPFVTKVLSGQANLTMKTLIKILHALGYKPETRIVPIDSIGKWTYTSKQRKPSTWKAIHPEGTVSNVHYEKNNNKALVA
- a CDS encoding type II toxin-antitoxin system RelE/ParE family toxin, encoding MPVMTILEAQGRAVLYWFEKAPDEIKGPLLRCPGIKEQERTLAIRFIKHFLTLGEFPRNEGKFKHYGDEGYYAIKAGKQLRLPGIYLDKDKTIFVVVNCFRKKRDRWPKSEVKRAQRLVELCVKELV
- a CDS encoding helix-turn-helix domain-containing protein, yielding MNSDDNQKFATRLRELIQVLRVKDVEFAQHGGVTKQTLSGYLTGKREPSRSTLANWVNVFHLNGTWLLTGEGNIFQNEASSEQIAVPAEETSPNLSPAQREMLTYKRLQTELGTPKERIADGLDAIVMGKTLRTKSIYKTAEPPADPGYHNLHEPGADFGKDI
- a CDS encoding helix-turn-helix domain-containing protein; translation: MQFCEPVHTITPTRQDRCRAWLVERRIVFKELAADAGMSKTTLSNIIAGRRATPDHIRKLIALGVPAELLPEPRKPGKPGPKPKTDHPAL